The genomic window GTTAGGTGTTACAGTACCAGTTTTAGGGTTTGGCATTAGACCACGTGGACCTAAGATTTGACCTAGTTGACCAACAACACGCATAGCGTCTGGAGATGCAACAACAACGTCAAAATCCATCTCGCCTTTTTTAACTAGCTCAGCAAGATCTTCCATACCTACTAATTCAGCACCGGCTTCTTTCGCAGCTTCTGCGTTAGCGCCTTGTGTGAATACTGCAACGCGAACGTCACGACCAGTACCGTTAGGTAGTACAGTTGCACCACGAACGTTTTGGTCAGATTTACGAGCATCGATACCAAGGTTAACAGCAACGTCAACACTTTCTACGAATTTAGCTGTCGCTAACTCTTTTAAAAGAGCAACTGCTTCATTGATTTCGTAATCTTTAGTTACTTCCACTTTTTCGCGGATA from Pseudoalteromonas marina includes these protein-coding regions:
- the rplA gene encoding 50S ribosomal protein L1 → MAKLTKRMRTIREKVEVTKDYEINEAVALLKELATAKFVESVDVAVNLGIDARKSDQNVRGATVLPNGTGRDVRVAVFTQGANAEAAKEAGAELVGMEDLAELVKKGEMDFDVVVASPDAMRVVGQLGQILGPRGLMPNPKTGTVTPNVAEAVKNAKAGQVRYRNDKNGIIHTTIGKVDFTAEQLQQNLEALIVALKKAKPSQAKGVYLKKVTISTTMGAGVSVDQATLNTVVA